Proteins encoded within one genomic window of Leptotrichia hongkongensis:
- a CDS encoding segregation and condensation protein A: MENIIQIKIDNFEGPLDLLIHLIEKKKMDINEINISQIIDDYLGYIHAQKELNLKIKVEFLIMATDLIEIKAYSVLNRDKKLEKIENLEKKIIEYQLFKEISELFSKHENEYNIPYTRTGTESMGDEIIEYDISSLNLDNLFKSLKNLVNTKLREKNDSQDRMILNLEEDSYSAEDAYNEVSDIIKNDKKVEFNQLLRNKFSKSRIVTLFLCILDMFKNGEIDIIVEEKNFFIKSMQNSRKEIN, encoded by the coding sequence ATGGAAAATATAATACAAATTAAGATTGATAATTTTGAAGGTCCATTAGATTTACTCATTCATTTAATCGAAAAAAAGAAAATGGACATTAATGAAATAAATATTTCACAAATAATAGATGATTATTTAGGATATATTCATGCTCAAAAAGAGTTAAATCTAAAAATAAAAGTTGAATTTTTGATAATGGCAACTGATTTAATCGAAATTAAGGCTTATTCAGTATTAAATAGGGACAAAAAATTAGAAAAAATTGAAAATCTAGAGAAAAAAATAATAGAATATCAATTATTCAAAGAGATTTCAGAATTATTTTCAAAACATGAAAATGAATATAATATTCCTTATACAAGAACAGGTACTGAAAGTATGGGAGATGAAATAATAGAATATGATATCTCAAGCCTAAATTTAGATAATTTATTTAAAAGTTTAAAAAACTTGGTCAATACAAAGCTAAGAGAAAAAAATGATTCTCAAGATAGAATGATTTTAAATTTGGAAGAAGACAGTTATTCAGCAGAGGATGCTTATAACGAGGTTTCAGATATTATAAAAAATGATAAAAAAGTGGAGTTTAATCAGCTGTTAAGGAATAAATTCTCAAAATCTAGAATAGTAACCTTGTTTCTTTGTATTCTAGATATGTTTAAAAATGGAGAAATTGACATAATTGTCGAAGAAAAAAACTTTTTTATTAAGTCAATGCAAAATTCAAGAAAGGAAATTAATTAA
- the murJ gene encoding murein biosynthesis integral membrane protein MurJ, whose translation MFKSSFIVMIINMLSRILGLVREMIIGSVFGATGMTDAYFSATKIPNFFTTLFGEGSLGTVFIPIYNRGIEEQGKERTDEFVFSVLNLIVAFTSTMSILMILFSRQILKITTGFADPERFETANMLLKIVAFYFLFIALSGVVSSLLNNYKKFAVAASMGIVFNLTIIIGTLLLKNKMGIYGLGIAYLLSGFFQLAMMLPQFFQIMKTYKFTFNLKDEYVIEMFKLMIPTLIGIFGYQINEIIDNRFATMLPAGTASALNYASRLYLLPIGVFAISLAVVIFPTLSKAVVKNNMKTVRKVVHQGLYMLAFLIVPSSVVLFGYAQEIVTLIYKRGHFSEKSVVITSETLQFYAIGLLFFSTIHLLTRSHYVFKDRTLPVISSFTGIGINILLDWLLYKQYRHVGLTFATSFAAMVNFLILYISLARRYVKLRTFKYLVILIVTFATSGISFYISKMIRLNIIGRFSIAINLTAFAVIYLLIWFILISIFRKDLIEKMLKRVLNRG comes from the coding sequence ATGTTTAAATCTAGTTTTATAGTAATGATTATAAATATGCTAAGCCGTATTTTAGGCCTTGTCCGTGAAATGATTATCGGAAGCGTGTTTGGTGCAACAGGAATGACAGATGCATATTTTAGTGCCACAAAAATCCCCAATTTTTTTACAACATTGTTTGGGGAAGGATCTCTCGGTACAGTCTTTATCCCAATTTATAATCGTGGAATCGAAGAACAAGGAAAAGAGAGAACGGATGAATTTGTCTTTTCAGTATTAAATTTAATAGTTGCATTTACATCAACAATGTCAATATTAATGATTTTGTTTTCAAGACAAATTTTAAAAATAACAACAGGTTTTGCAGATCCTGAACGTTTTGAAACAGCTAATATGCTTTTAAAAATAGTTGCTTTTTATTTTTTATTTATTGCACTTTCTGGAGTAGTATCATCGTTATTAAATAATTATAAAAAGTTTGCGGTGGCTGCATCAATGGGAATTGTTTTTAACTTAACAATTATAATCGGAACACTTCTTTTAAAAAATAAAATGGGAATTTATGGATTAGGGATAGCTTATTTGTTGTCAGGATTTTTTCAGCTTGCTATGATGCTTCCACAATTTTTTCAAATAATGAAAACGTATAAATTTACATTTAACTTAAAAGATGAATATGTTATTGAAATGTTTAAGTTAATGATTCCAACATTAATAGGAATTTTTGGATACCAAATAAACGAAATTATAGACAACCGTTTTGCCACAATGTTGCCTGCAGGAACAGCAAGTGCCTTAAATTATGCAAGCCGTCTATATTTATTGCCAATCGGAGTTTTTGCTATTTCATTGGCAGTAGTGATATTTCCTACATTATCAAAGGCTGTAGTAAAAAATAATATGAAAACAGTAAGAAAAGTAGTTCATCAAGGTTTGTACATGTTAGCATTCTTAATTGTTCCTTCTTCAGTTGTATTATTTGGTTATGCGCAGGAAATTGTGACATTAATTTACAAAAGAGGGCATTTTAGTGAAAAAAGCGTAGTAATAACTTCTGAAACATTGCAATTTTACGCAATCGGACTATTATTTTTCTCAACAATACACCTTCTTACAAGAAGCCATTATGTATTCAAGGATAGAACTTTGCCAGTAATTTCTTCATTTACAGGAATTGGAATTAATATTCTTTTAGACTGGCTGCTATACAAGCAATACCGACATGTTGGACTTACGTTTGCAACATCATTTGCAGCAATGGTAAATTTCCTTATACTATATATATCTTTAGCAAGACGATATGTGAAATTACGAACATTTAAATATCTTGTAATACTTATAGTTACATTTGCTACATCAGGAATCTCATTTTATATTTCAAAAATGATAAGACTAAACATAATAGGAAGATTTAGCATTGCAATTAATTTAACAGCATTTGCTGTAATTTATCTTCTAATATGGTTTATCTTGATTTCAATTTTTAGAAAAGATTTAATTGAAAAAATGCTAAAAAGAGTTTTAAATAGAGGATAA
- a CDS encoding PBECR3 domain-containing polyvalent protein — translation MIQEKIRYTKTGKRIEVYEFKAKLHQKVVMSKNQFEEHIFPKHPEISLEIIKEVLENPDFVTKQSKSRKEHFYQKKIGKLNYFVVISQHKNVKNLRFVLTAFMAKDINFLKEKNIHYRYKK, via the coding sequence ATGATACAGGAAAAAATTAGATATACAAAGACAGGTAAACGAATAGAAGTTTACGAATTTAAAGCTAAACTACATCAAAAAGTAGTAATGAGCAAAAATCAGTTTGAAGAACATATTTTTCCAAAACATCCTGAAATCTCGCTGGAAATAATAAAAGAAGTATTAGAAAATCCAGATTTTGTAACAAAACAGTCAAAATCTCGAAAAGAGCATTTTTATCAAAAAAAAATTGGGAAATTGAATTATTTTGTAGTAATTTCCCAACATAAAAATGTAAAAAATTTAAGATTTGTGTTAACAGCCTTTATGGCAAAAGATATAAATTTTTTAAAAGAAAAAAATATACATTACAGATACAAAAAATAA
- a CDS encoding tyrosine-type recombinase/integrase: protein MPVYYNADKKTWYAMFYAKDYKGVNKKYKKTGFKKKKEAQEYEYEFKKKIAKSMNMSFQSLYELYFEDYSKRHKSTAVNTIGTYFRLHILPFFDKIEINKITPFMIREWQNEMLEKEHKNAQLFSENSKSNIYAALKSMFNWATKYQGLNENPCKNMGSFGSKKNRSEMKIWSLNDFEKFIEVLELKNKEKNGEYSDSIIIFKILFWTGLRIGELLALSKNDVNLEEKFIDVNKTFSRINKKDYITTPKTLGSIRKVLLPETLISDLELYFSETSKINQNKKNINSARIFNLKSSQLRYILEKYSLQANLPKIRLHDFRHSHASYLLFIQADITAISKRLGHDNLQTTINTYSHLYKDANIQLMEKLNK, encoded by the coding sequence GTGCCGGTTTATTACAATGCGGATAAAAAGACTTGGTATGCGATGTTTTATGCCAAAGACTATAAAGGCGTAAATAAAAAGTACAAAAAGACTGGGTTTAAGAAGAAAAAAGAGGCTCAAGAATACGAATACGAATTTAAGAAAAAGATTGCCAAGTCTATGAATATGTCATTTCAATCATTATATGAACTTTATTTTGAAGATTATAGTAAAAGACACAAGTCTACTGCAGTCAATACTATAGGAACATATTTCCGTTTGCATATTTTACCATTTTTTGATAAAATTGAAATAAATAAGATTACTCCTTTTATGATTAGAGAATGGCAGAACGAGATGTTAGAAAAGGAACATAAAAATGCACAACTGTTTAGTGAAAATTCTAAGTCTAATATTTATGCAGCATTGAAAAGCATGTTTAACTGGGCTACGAAATATCAAGGACTAAATGAAAATCCTTGTAAAAATATGGGATCTTTTGGAAGCAAGAAAAATCGTTCGGAAATGAAAATTTGGTCTTTAAACGATTTTGAAAAGTTTATCGAAGTTTTAGAGTTAAAAAATAAAGAGAAAAATGGAGAATATTCTGATTCTATTATTATATTTAAAATTTTGTTTTGGACTGGACTTAGGATTGGTGAACTTTTGGCTCTTTCTAAAAATGATGTTAATTTAGAAGAAAAATTTATTGACGTGAATAAAACTTTTTCACGTATAAATAAAAAGGATTATATCACTACTCCGAAAACTTTAGGCTCTATAAGAAAAGTTTTATTGCCAGAAACTCTTATTTCGGATTTAGAATTATATTTTTCTGAAACTTCAAAAATAAATCAAAATAAAAAAAATATAAATAGTGCTAGAATTTTTAATTTAAAAAGTTCACAACTTAGATACATTTTGGAGAAATACAGTTTACAAGCAAATTTACCTAAAATACGCCTTCACGACTTTAGGCATTCTCATGCTTCATATTTATTATTTATCCAAGCTGACATCACTGCTATCAGCAAGCGACTAGGACATGATAATTTGCAAACTACTATAAATACATATTCTCATTTATATAAGGATGCGAACATTCAGTTAATGGAAAAATTGAACAAATAA